The following proteins come from a genomic window of Natronogracilivirga saccharolytica:
- the purL gene encoding phosphoribosylformylglycinamidine synthase subunit PurL, producing the protein MSTLRYTEPEITADLVSEHGLTEEEYQKICDYLGRKPTFTELGVYSVMWSEHCSYKNSIAVIKTLPRSGPSLLVGAGEENAGLVDIGDGLACAFKIESHNHPSAVEPYQGAATGVGGIHRDIFTMGARPVAALNSLRFGSMSEPRVRYLLDGVVRGIADYGNSFGVPTVGGEIYFDKSYEGNPLVNAMSVGVVKHGETASAIAEGVGNPVIIVGASTGRDGIHGATFASEEISEASEAKRPSVQVGDPFTEKLLLEASLEALKTGAVVGIQDMGAAGISCSSSEMSAKSGTGMHIDLDKVPLREEDMSAYEILLSESQERMLIVAEKGREQEVMDVFEKWDLNAVVIGSVTDNGCVTYLRDSEVKAEIPADSLVLGGGAPVYIRETKKPAYLKDTAAADLSDYKDAGNIEETMLRLLDSPNIASKRWVYEQYDHMVRTNTVTRPGPSDAGVVRIKGSKRGLAMSTDCNGRYVYLNPRKGGQIAVAEAARNVVCTGAKPVAITNCLNFGNPYKPEVYWTFKEAVGGMGDACNVFETPVTGGNVSFYNENPRAAIFPTPVIGMLGLIEDCDQHTTGAGFHSDGDIILYTGAPRNGIGGSEYLAFIHGVTAGDAPELDLGFEFRLQRSILKLIRDGMVESAHDVSDGGLAVSLMEKAIFSGKGAQIKMNVPGESITEHFFSEAQSGIVITVKPGNETVVTYTLEKDGIPASVIGKAGGDRLVIEGIADLSVSEMQERYERVIPDAIARTQTV; encoded by the coding sequence ATGTCAACACTGCGATACACCGAACCTGAAATTACGGCTGACCTTGTCAGTGAACATGGTCTCACCGAAGAGGAATACCAAAAGATTTGTGACTATCTGGGCCGCAAGCCAACATTTACCGAGCTTGGAGTCTATTCCGTGATGTGGAGTGAGCACTGTTCCTACAAGAATTCCATTGCCGTAATCAAAACATTGCCGAGAAGCGGGCCCTCTCTGCTGGTGGGTGCCGGAGAGGAAAATGCCGGACTCGTGGACATCGGCGACGGGCTGGCATGCGCATTTAAAATTGAGAGCCACAATCATCCGTCCGCCGTGGAGCCTTATCAGGGTGCGGCGACCGGAGTTGGCGGAATTCACCGGGATATTTTCACCATGGGGGCCCGGCCGGTTGCCGCTCTGAACTCTCTGCGTTTCGGTTCGATGAGCGAGCCGCGGGTCCGTTATTTGCTCGATGGCGTTGTCAGAGGTATTGCAGACTACGGAAATTCTTTCGGTGTGCCAACCGTGGGCGGCGAGATCTATTTTGATAAAAGCTATGAAGGCAATCCGCTGGTCAATGCCATGAGCGTAGGTGTGGTAAAGCACGGAGAAACCGCATCGGCCATCGCCGAGGGAGTCGGAAATCCGGTTATCATTGTGGGAGCATCCACCGGCCGGGACGGTATTCACGGAGCCACCTTTGCCTCGGAGGAGATCAGCGAGGCCAGCGAGGCCAAGCGTCCGAGTGTTCAGGTCGGAGATCCGTTTACCGAAAAGCTGCTGCTTGAAGCCTCGCTTGAGGCCCTAAAAACAGGAGCGGTCGTCGGCATTCAGGATATGGGCGCTGCCGGTATCAGCTGCTCAAGCTCGGAAATGAGCGCCAAAAGCGGGACCGGAATGCATATTGACCTGGACAAGGTCCCGCTTCGGGAAGAGGACATGAGCGCCTATGAAATCCTGTTGTCGGAAAGCCAGGAGCGCATGCTGATTGTTGCCGAAAAGGGCCGGGAGCAGGAGGTCATGGATGTATTCGAAAAATGGGACCTGAATGCCGTGGTTATCGGATCTGTGACGGATAACGGTTGCGTTACCTATCTCAGGGACAGTGAGGTCAAAGCTGAAATACCGGCCGACAGCCTGGTTCTTGGTGGCGGCGCTCCGGTTTATATCCGGGAGACAAAAAAGCCGGCATACCTCAAGGATACTGCCGCCGCGGATCTGTCGGACTATAAGGATGCCGGCAATATTGAGGAAACCATGCTCAGGCTGCTCGACTCTCCGAATATTGCATCCAAAAGATGGGTTTACGAACAGTATGACCATATGGTGCGGACCAACACCGTGACCCGGCCCGGTCCGTCTGATGCCGGTGTAGTGCGAATCAAAGGGTCGAAAAGAGGTCTGGCCATGTCCACGGACTGCAACGGCCGGTACGTCTATCTCAATCCCAGAAAAGGCGGACAGATTGCCGTTGCCGAGGCCGCGCGCAATGTGGTCTGCACCGGAGCAAAACCGGTTGCTATTACCAACTGCCTGAATTTCGGAAACCCCTACAAACCCGAGGTGTACTGGACGTTTAAAGAAGCGGTCGGCGGCATGGGTGATGCCTGCAACGTTTTTGAAACACCGGTAACCGGAGGCAACGTCAGTTTTTACAACGAAAATCCGCGGGCAGCGATCTTCCCGACACCGGTAATCGGCATGCTGGGGCTTATCGAGGACTGCGATCAGCACACGACGGGAGCCGGATTTCACAGTGACGGTGACATCATCCTGTATACCGGAGCGCCCCGGAACGGGATAGGCGGAAGCGAATATCTCGCTTTCATTCATGGAGTTACGGCAGGTGATGCGCCCGAACTTGATCTCGGCTTCGAGTTCAGGCTTCAGCGCAGCATCCTGAAGCTGATCCGGGACGGGATGGTGGAATCAGCCCATGATGTTTCCGATGGCGGACTCGCGGTTTCGCTCATGGAAAAAGCCATTTTCTCAGGGAAAGGGGCGCAGATTAAAATGAATGTGCCGGGAGAGAGTATCACGGAACATTTTTTCAGCGAGGCGCAGTCGGGCATTGTGATTACAGTCAAGCCCGGAAACGAAACCGTTGTGACGTATACCCTGGAAAAGGATGGAATTCCGGCAAGTGTCATCGGGAAAGCCGGAGGAGACCGCCTTGTGATTGAAGGAATTGCGGATCTCAGCGTTTCAGAAATGCAGGAGCGATATGAGCGTGTCATTCCCGATGCAATAGCCCGGACGCAGACCGTTTAA
- a CDS encoding SDR family oxidoreductase: MEDKVVVIAGGTGGIGSAIARLFSKAGAHIVLAARNREKADAIASEINESGGKAYATDLDVTDMSSVYKMTDNVIKELGKIDVLINAFGTGMIKGIMDVDPKKAREVVDVNVNGTIMVTQAVLRHMMSEKSGKVVMFPGILGKHVMRNSSVYSASKFAVAGFTKALVEETTKRFNIGYSLLYLGGVSTDFWENPEVDMKVQADKMLDPEEVAKAVYYAVTQPAPGILNEMVIQPDSHQMV; encoded by the coding sequence ATGGAAGACAAGGTAGTCGTGATCGCAGGCGGAACCGGTGGAATAGGAAGTGCCATTGCCCGGCTTTTTTCAAAAGCGGGAGCACATATTGTACTTGCAGCAAGAAACAGGGAAAAGGCAGACGCCATTGCCTCTGAAATCAACGAATCAGGCGGAAAAGCCTATGCCACCGACCTGGACGTCACCGACATGTCCTCGGTCTACAAGATGACCGATAACGTCATCAAGGAGCTCGGGAAAATCGATGTGCTTATCAATGCATTCGGGACGGGCATGATTAAAGGAATTATGGATGTGGATCCCAAAAAAGCCCGGGAAGTTGTCGATGTAAACGTAAACGGGACGATCATGGTTACGCAGGCTGTGCTCAGACACATGATGAGTGAAAAGTCGGGCAAGGTTGTCATGTTCCCCGGAATTCTCGGCAAGCATGTCATGCGCAATTCATCCGTCTATTCGGCCAGTAAATTTGCTGTTGCCGGATTCACCAAAGCACTTGTAGAAGAAACTACAAAGCGCTTTAATATCGGGTACTCGCTGCTGTATCTCGGTGGGGTATCAACTGATTTCTGGGAAAATCCGGAAGTAGATATGAAGGTGCAGGCTGATAAAATGCTCGATCCGGAAGAAGTGGCCAAAGCTGTTTATTATGCTGTAACCCAGCCGGCTCCGGGAATTCTGAACGAGATGGTCATTCAGCCCGATTCTCATCAAATGGTATAA
- a CDS encoding phosphodiester glycosidase family protein, translating into MAHSHTVGRFVPLSANICFVKLLLCILLIPSILAAQPDRSSTQSGYNWVEITDDYDMPEGLRIFNEDNLKAWYVEVDMTREELALHPYLSTTQGLPSFSREVGSLAAINSGYFSGGTSLSTVIYPDGDIRSQNPQTLSRDGRTYYITRGHFGVMQDRSMSVDWIYHFTPRFSDLYRFPEPVPNERGEPAARPSRDDGSPIEDLLVGMGGGPVLIKDGEINITFTEELIWGGVGEFDETRARTAVCYTEDDRALLFVANENPGMAFDKLADVLYDLECHEALNLDGGGSTHMTVGDELVNTPFVNRQIPSILAVVPADSVKMPDDMTEPEDAVILDTEMDNVTLTDGWSESANEGYYGESKSLIAEADDGNETATYVPDLEPWHQYEVAAWWVAAFNRAENTPYIIHHADGVDTVRVDQSSDGSRWNTLGTYYFRGAGQDDIIISNDATGSSPTSFVVADAIRLIKTGEVKTTGAEGALTDEDGSDVPDKMKLGQNYPNPFNPVTSIPFYLPESDHVRVRVYDSLGRLIETLADRRFGPGRHQVTFDAGSISSGMYIYEISSSEHRMQRHMLLIK; encoded by the coding sequence ATGGCCCATTCTCATACCGTTGGACGTTTTGTTCCGCTGTCTGCGAACATCTGCTTTGTGAAGCTGCTCTTGTGCATTCTCCTCATTCCATCCATTCTTGCTGCCCAACCGGACCGGTCATCCACCCAGTCCGGTTACAACTGGGTCGAAATCACCGATGATTATGACATGCCTGAGGGTCTCCGGATATTCAACGAGGACAATCTGAAAGCATGGTACGTCGAAGTGGACATGACCCGTGAGGAGCTGGCCCTGCACCCTTATCTTTCCACCACGCAGGGTCTTCCGTCATTTTCACGTGAGGTGGGCTCACTTGCAGCCATCAACAGCGGCTATTTTTCCGGCGGCACATCGCTCTCCACAGTCATCTATCCCGACGGCGACATCCGCTCACAGAATCCGCAGACACTGTCACGGGACGGCCGGACCTACTACATCACCCGCGGTCACTTCGGAGTAATGCAAGACCGGAGCATGAGCGTGGACTGGATTTATCATTTCACTCCCAGATTTTCCGATCTCTACCGCTTTCCGGAACCCGTGCCTAACGAACGAGGCGAACCGGCTGCGCGTCCGTCCCGCGACGACGGTTCTCCCATTGAAGATTTGCTGGTAGGAATGGGTGGCGGACCTGTACTTATCAAAGACGGTGAAATCAATATCACATTCACCGAGGAGCTGATTTGGGGCGGTGTCGGTGAATTCGACGAAACCCGCGCCCGGACCGCCGTCTGCTATACCGAAGACGACCGCGCCCTGCTATTCGTGGCCAATGAAAACCCCGGCATGGCATTTGACAAGCTGGCGGATGTGCTGTATGACCTGGAATGCCATGAGGCGCTGAACCTCGACGGCGGCGGATCAACGCACATGACTGTCGGCGACGAACTGGTCAACACGCCCTTCGTAAACCGGCAGATCCCTTCCATTCTGGCTGTTGTACCGGCTGATTCGGTCAAAATGCCGGACGATATGACCGAGCCGGAGGATGCCGTCATCCTTGATACCGAAATGGATAACGTGACACTCACCGATGGATGGTCTGAATCGGCCAACGAAGGATATTACGGGGAATCCAAATCATTGATCGCAGAGGCAGACGACGGAAATGAAACCGCCACATACGTACCCGACCTGGAGCCCTGGCATCAGTATGAAGTTGCCGCGTGGTGGGTGGCTGCTTTCAACCGGGCTGAAAACACCCCCTACATCATCCATCACGCCGACGGTGTGGACACGGTCCGGGTCGATCAGTCTTCGGACGGATCGCGCTGGAACACGCTTGGAACCTATTATTTCCGCGGTGCCGGACAGGATGATATCATCATCTCCAACGATGCGACCGGATCATCACCGACCAGTTTTGTAGTGGCTGATGCCATCCGGCTGATCAAAACAGGCGAAGTCAAGACCACCGGCGCCGAGGGTGCTCTTACTGACGAAGACGGATCGGATGTCCCGGATAAAATGAAATTGGGTCAGAATTATCCCAATCCGTTCAATCCCGTAACCAGTATTCCGTTCTACCTGCCCGAATCGGATCATGTGCGGGTTCGGGTGTATGACAGTCTCGGGCGGCTGATCGAAACCCTTGCCGATCGTCGTTTCGGCCCGGGCAGGCATCAGGTCACCTTTGATGCCGGCAGTATCTCGAGCGGAATGTACATTTACGAAATCTCCAGCAGTGAACACCGGATGCAAAGACACATGTTACTGATAAAGTAG
- a CDS encoding YjjG family noncanonical pyrimidine nucleotidase, which translates to MRKTPSPNSKGKQNSGRNDMSGISFIYFDLDDTLIDHKKAQDRALADLWTRYPELQSSGPEVLISVYAGVNNKLWHVYRNSGIGQNELKRIRFEKTFSELGVRGLDWREAEAAYMEFYQRHWEWIDDAREVFTDLAKRYPVGVLTNGFNDIQKKKFEHFSLNRYARELIVSEQTGYLKPDPRIFQYAADLAGYPPESLLYVGDSHSSDIEGGSRSGWKTAWYAVDKEPVEDSPANLIFTHFSELKKALT; encoded by the coding sequence ATGCGTAAAACACCGTCACCGAACAGCAAGGGTAAACAGAACTCCGGGCGAAATGACATGAGCGGAATCAGCTTTATTTATTTCGACCTTGACGATACCCTGATAGATCACAAAAAGGCTCAGGACCGGGCGCTTGCTGACCTTTGGACCCGGTATCCGGAATTGCAGAGTTCCGGGCCCGAGGTGCTCATTTCCGTGTATGCCGGAGTTAACAACAAGCTTTGGCATGTTTATCGGAACAGTGGCATTGGTCAGAACGAGCTCAAACGGATACGTTTTGAGAAAACCTTCTCAGAACTGGGTGTCAGGGGACTGGACTGGCGGGAGGCCGAGGCCGCATATATGGAGTTCTATCAGCGGCACTGGGAGTGGATCGATGATGCCAGGGAGGTATTTACCGATCTTGCTAAACGGTATCCGGTCGGAGTGCTGACAAACGGTTTCAACGATATCCAGAAAAAGAAATTCGAACACTTTTCGTTGAACCGGTATGCCCGGGAGCTCATCGTTTCCGAGCAGACGGGATATCTCAAACCGGATCCCCGTATTTTCCAGTATGCCGCCGATCTGGCCGGATACCCGCCTGAGTCATTGCTCTACGTCGGCGACTCTCACTCATCGGATATTGAAGGCGGCAGCCGCAGCGGATGGAAAACCGCCTGGTATGCAGTGGACAAGGAACCGGTAGAAGACTCTCCCGCCAACTTGATTTTTACCCACTTCTCCGAACTGAAGAAAGCGCTCACCTGA
- the trmB gene encoding tRNA (guanosine(46)-N7)-methyltransferase TrmB yields MPRRTKLQRYQDILSLPNVSSLHHYRHGDHAPVRGNWKEVFGNSNPITLELACGKGEYATGLAERFPDRNFLGLDIKGDRIWKGARHALERELGNVHFLRTRIDHIANYFAPGEVEEIWITFPDPFLKKNRRRKRLTHPEFLNRYYSFLQPDGTIHLKTDSDRLFDFTHDVVKIFNLPVRNVIPDIYGSDRIPETLRIQTYYEKKHVNSGKSIKYIAFGLNDSIRDFNRPELDQLT; encoded by the coding sequence ATGCCTCGTCGTACCAAGCTTCAGCGTTATCAGGATATCCTGAGTCTTCCAAATGTATCCAGTTTGCATCATTACCGTCACGGGGACCATGCCCCCGTACGGGGTAACTGGAAGGAAGTCTTCGGCAACAGCAACCCGATCACCCTCGAACTGGCATGCGGCAAGGGTGAATATGCCACAGGTCTGGCCGAACGCTTTCCTGACCGGAATTTCCTGGGGCTTGACATTAAGGGAGACCGTATCTGGAAAGGTGCCCGTCATGCACTGGAGCGGGAGCTAGGCAATGTCCATTTCCTTCGAACCCGCATAGACCACATTGCAAATTATTTTGCCCCGGGAGAGGTGGAAGAGATATGGATAACCTTTCCGGATCCTTTTCTGAAAAAAAACAGAAGGCGCAAGCGACTGACCCATCCGGAGTTTCTGAATCGCTATTACAGCTTTTTACAGCCTGACGGCACCATCCACCTGAAAACGGACAGTGACCGTCTCTTTGATTTTACACATGATGTTGTAAAAATTTTTAACTTGCCTGTAAGGAACGTGATTCCGGATATTTATGGTTCAGACAGAATACCGGAGACGCTTCGTATTCAGACCTACTATGAAAAAAAGCATGTTAACTCCGGTAAATCAATCAAATACATCGCCTTCGGGCTGAATGACTCTATCCGGGACTTCAACCGGCCGGAATTGGATCAACTCACCTAA
- a CDS encoding thioredoxin family protein, which produces MARTPSNMIELGSKAPDFTLPDPKGNLYSRDQVAGKHGLLVVFYCNHCPFVKHIREKFAEISAEYIEKGTGVVAINSNDIENYPDDAPERMAEDIETFGYRFPYLFDETQEVARRFDAACTPDFYLYDASLELVYRGQFDDSRPGNDEPVTGSDLKAAFDALLKGEKPSEDQKPSVGCNIKWKS; this is translated from the coding sequence ATGGCACGAACACCATCCAATATGATTGAACTCGGAAGCAAGGCTCCGGACTTTACTTTGCCCGATCCCAAAGGCAACCTTTACAGCCGTGATCAGGTTGCCGGAAAACACGGTCTGCTGGTCGTTTTTTACTGCAATCACTGTCCGTTTGTCAAGCACATCCGCGAAAAATTCGCCGAAATTAGCGCCGAATACATCGAAAAGGGAACAGGTGTAGTTGCCATCAATTCAAACGACATCGAAAATTATCCGGATGATGCACCCGAGCGCATGGCGGAGGACATCGAAACGTTCGGGTACCGTTTCCCCTATCTGTTCGATGAAACCCAGGAGGTGGCCAGGCGTTTTGATGCGGCCTGCACTCCTGATTTTTACCTGTATGATGCCAGCCTGGAACTGGTCTACCGGGGTCAGTTTGACGACAGCCGGCCCGGCAACGACGAACCCGTTACCGGTTCTGATCTCAAGGCTGCATTTGACGCGCTGCTGAAGGGAGAAAAACCTTCGGAAGACCAGAAGCCATCTGTCGGATGCAACATCAAGTGGAAATCCTGA